Proteins from a single region of Pseudopedobacter saltans DSM 12145:
- a CDS encoding AMP nucleosidase translates to MNEEKTVKKALVKTPDKEVNSPIKKGLKTKSDIVNNWLPRYTGKPLKEFGEYILLTNFSKYLELFSEWNDNAPIYGLDKPMQSVTAEGITIINFGMGSPLAATVMDLLTAIKPKAVLFLGKCGGLKTKNNIGDFILPIAAIRGEGTSSDYLPAEVPALPAFALQKAISTTIREHSRDYWTGTVYTTNRRVWEHDKEFKKYLQSLRAMAIDMETATIFTVGFANSIPTGALLLVSDQPMTPEGVKTSEGDATKQSQGFVELHLRVGIDSLRQLITNGLTVKHLKF, encoded by the coding sequence ATGAACGAAGAGAAAACTGTTAAAAAGGCTCTGGTAAAGACTCCGGATAAGGAAGTGAATTCTCCTATAAAGAAAGGCTTGAAAACAAAATCCGATATCGTGAATAATTGGTTGCCCAGGTATACAGGTAAACCTTTAAAGGAGTTTGGAGAGTATATCTTGCTTACAAATTTTTCTAAGTATCTGGAGCTTTTTTCGGAATGGAACGATAATGCCCCCATATATGGTTTAGATAAGCCTATGCAAAGTGTAACTGCCGAGGGAATAACCATTATCAATTTTGGAATGGGAAGCCCGCTTGCTGCGACCGTTATGGATTTACTTACCGCCATAAAACCTAAAGCTGTATTGTTTTTGGGTAAATGCGGAGGTTTAAAAACAAAAAATAATATAGGTGATTTCATTCTGCCAATAGCCGCAATCCGGGGCGAAGGGACATCCAGCGATTATCTTCCTGCAGAAGTTCCTGCATTGCCAGCTTTCGCTTTGCAGAAAGCCATTTCTACAACAATTAGAGAGCACTCGAGAGATTATTGGACCGGAACCGTATATACTACTAACAGACGCGTTTGGGAGCATGACAAGGAGTTTAAAAAGTATTTACAGTCTTTAAGGGCTATGGCCATAGATATGGAGACCGCAACTATATTTACTGTAGGTTTTGCCAATAGTATTCCCACGGGCGCATTATTATTGGTTTCCGATCAACCTATGACTCCGGAAGGGGTGAAGACATCAGAAGGCGATGCAACCAAGCAATCGCAGGGTTTTGTAGAGCTGCATCTACGCGTTGGGATAGATTCTTTACGGCAATTAATTACTAACGGTTTAACTGTTAAGCACTTAAAGTTTTAA
- a CDS encoding outer membrane protein assembly factor BamB family protein, which produces MHVSILIIIFDLDYTLEIMIKRTLVSLLLIITLSTAYGDHIKFALVTDTHIGNATGAADLENTVNDINKSKEIEFVILSGDVTEFGSDEELNIAKTILDKLNKPWYVVPGNHDSNWSESGANTFNTVFGRSTFEFEHKGVVFLGTGSGPNMRMGPGQIPREDIVWLEKALGRAGNRPIVYVNHYPQDSSLNNWYSALDLLKKKNIQFMLCGHGHINKLYNSEGIANVMCRSNLRAKDSIGGYNIITISNGVASFQEKRPLMPLNDAWLTLKLSEYKSDSIVYKRPSYDVNKKQTKVKQVWEYQDDSDLGTGISLYGTYAITANTKGEVYALDIRKGKRIWTFKSNGKIYSTPAVASGIVVVGSSDHFIYGLSAENGKQLWKIKANKAVLGSPVIFQNVAYIGSSDNIFRAIDILNGKLVWEYKDVEGFVVTKPLVYQNKVFFGSWGRYFYALNLKTGKEIWKWNNGSSNRMFSPAACYPVAAYGKVFIAAPDRYFTAFDANTGEVLWRVTNPHNRVRESIGISGDSSTVYAKTMDGKVIGASTRESEYNENWKSSLSLPYEISPTAIVEDSGLIFVPSQSGLVSALDRKSGDVVWQYKTSNSLVNVVLPIGNNKVLVSTMDGKINCLAYNF; this is translated from the coding sequence ATGCATGTATCAATTTTAATTATTATTTTTGATTTAGATTATACCCTGGAGATAATGATTAAACGGACACTTGTTTCGCTATTGTTGATAATCACTTTAAGTACGGCTTATGGTGATCATATCAAGTTTGCATTAGTGACGGACACCCATATCGGAAATGCAACGGGAGCTGCAGATTTAGAAAATACCGTAAACGATATCAATAAAAGTAAAGAAATTGAATTTGTGATTTTGTCAGGTGATGTCACCGAATTTGGTTCTGACGAAGAACTTAATATAGCGAAAACAATACTCGATAAGCTGAATAAACCCTGGTATGTAGTTCCCGGAAACCATGATAGCAATTGGTCTGAAAGCGGAGCCAATACTTTTAATACAGTCTTTGGCAGAAGTACCTTTGAATTTGAGCATAAGGGGGTAGTGTTTTTAGGAACGGGTTCAGGGCCGAATATGCGTATGGGACCAGGGCAAATCCCACGCGAAGATATTGTCTGGCTAGAAAAAGCACTGGGTAGAGCCGGAAATCGGCCAATTGTATATGTTAATCATTATCCACAAGATTCATCTTTGAATAATTGGTACAGTGCGCTGGATTTGTTAAAAAAGAAGAATATTCAGTTTATGCTTTGTGGCCATGGCCACATCAATAAATTATATAATTCTGAAGGAATAGCTAATGTTATGTGCCGCTCTAATTTAAGAGCTAAGGATTCGATAGGGGGATATAATATTATAACCATTTCTAATGGAGTCGCTTCTTTTCAGGAAAAGCGGCCTTTAATGCCCTTAAATGACGCCTGGTTGACTTTAAAACTGTCGGAGTATAAGTCAGATTCGATTGTTTATAAAAGACCTTCTTATGATGTAAATAAAAAACAAACGAAAGTAAAGCAAGTTTGGGAATATCAGGATGATAGCGATTTAGGAACTGGGATTTCGTTGTATGGAACGTATGCCATAACAGCAAATACAAAAGGAGAAGTATATGCACTGGATATAAGAAAAGGCAAAAGAATCTGGACATTTAAATCCAATGGTAAAATTTATTCGACTCCTGCTGTAGCCTCAGGAATAGTTGTTGTTGGATCATCAGATCATTTTATATACGGGCTTTCTGCCGAAAATGGTAAACAGCTATGGAAAATCAAAGCAAATAAAGCTGTGTTAGGTTCACCTGTAATTTTTCAGAACGTCGCTTATATCGGAAGTTCTGATAATATTTTCAGGGCAATAGATATTTTAAACGGTAAACTGGTTTGGGAATATAAAGATGTAGAGGGCTTTGTAGTAACGAAACCTCTTGTTTATCAGAACAAAGTATTTTTTGGAAGCTGGGGAAGGTATTTTTATGCGCTGAATCTGAAAACAGGTAAGGAAATCTGGAAGTGGAATAACGGGTCTTCCAATAGGATGTTTTCTCCTGCGGCATGCTATCCGGTTGCTGCTTATGGGAAAGTGTTTATTGCTGCCCCGGATAGATATTTCACGGCTTTCGATGCAAATACGGGAGAAGTTTTATGGAGAGTCACAAATCCACATAACAGGGTAAGAGAATCTATTGGCATTTCTGGAGATTCGTCCACGGTTTATGCAAAAACTATGGATGGAAAGGTTATTGGAGCATCTACAAGGGAGTCTGAGTATAATGAAAACTGGAAATCCAGCTTGAGTTTACCCTATGAAATTAGCCCGACAGCGATAGTTGAAGATAGTGGATTGATTTTCGTGCCGTCTCAATCGGGGCTGGTAAGTGCATTGGATAGAAAATCCGGAGATGTAGTATGGCAATACAAAACATCCAATAGTTTGGTTAATGTTGTTCTTCCGATAGGAAATAATAAAGTGTTGGTAAGTACCATGGATGGTAAAATTAATTGTTTAGCGTATAATTTTTAA
- a CDS encoding glycoside hydrolase family 10 protein, translating to MKKNIFLFIASTIIIGDLFAKIPPKREFRGVWIATVKNIDWPSKAGLSSDLQKDELIRILDEHQKNKMNAIMFQVRPSADAFYANGEELWSYFIAGQQGKAPEPFYDPLEFAIREAHRRGMELHAWFNPYRATNDSNESLVSPNHITHQKPEWFFTYSKKKFFDPGLPEVRDYINKIIINVVKNYDIDGVHFDDYFYPYPAAELMPDTTTFARYPNGFTDIHDWRRNNVDLLIKSVADNIKKEKPYVKFGVSPFGIWRNKKEDPKGSDTNGLSGYSALYADVLKWTEKGWIDYVNPQIYFPFNYAPAAYEKLLDWWGSNAYGKHVYVGHGVYRLTETKNGWDDPSQMPRQIAYLRKNPNIQGSVYFSSKSVTNNLGGFQDSLRTNLYSKIALVPEMDWIDSSKPVSPKDLTMKKGVLRWKRPQDERVFGYVIYRFPKNNEIDVNNPENIIGVTFDSAATVFEEKDKLKRRKFTYAVSSLNRLKNESLLSETVKGR from the coding sequence ATGAAAAAAAATATTTTTTTATTTATAGCCTCAACTATTATAATTGGTGATTTATTTGCTAAAATACCGCCTAAGAGAGAATTCAGAGGTGTTTGGATTGCAACCGTAAAAAATATCGATTGGCCATCAAAGGCAGGCTTAAGTTCGGATTTGCAAAAAGATGAACTGATTAGAATATTGGATGAGCATCAGAAAAATAAAATGAATGCGATCATGTTTCAGGTTCGTCCTTCAGCCGATGCCTTCTATGCAAATGGGGAAGAGTTGTGGAGTTATTTCATCGCAGGCCAGCAAGGGAAAGCTCCGGAGCCATTTTATGATCCCCTGGAATTTGCTATTCGGGAGGCACATAGAAGAGGAATGGAGCTGCATGCCTGGTTTAATCCATACAGGGCTACGAATGACAGCAACGAAAGTTTAGTTAGTCCGAACCATATCACTCATCAGAAGCCTGAATGGTTCTTTACCTATTCAAAAAAGAAATTTTTTGATCCGGGCTTGCCGGAAGTAAGAGACTATATTAATAAAATTATCATTAATGTGGTTAAAAATTATGATATCGATGGTGTTCATTTTGACGACTATTTCTATCCGTATCCAGCTGCAGAGCTTATGCCTGATACGACAACATTTGCTCGCTATCCAAATGGTTTTACAGATATTCATGATTGGAGAAGGAATAATGTAGATTTATTGATAAAATCAGTAGCTGATAATATTAAGAAAGAGAAACCTTATGTGAAATTTGGTGTCAGCCCATTCGGAATCTGGCGAAATAAAAAAGAGGACCCCAAAGGTTCTGATACCAATGGACTGTCTGGCTATTCCGCATTATATGCAGATGTTTTAAAGTGGACCGAAAAAGGCTGGATTGACTATGTGAATCCGCAAATATACTTCCCATTTAACTATGCACCCGCGGCTTATGAGAAATTGCTGGATTGGTGGGGGAGCAACGCTTATGGAAAGCATGTGTATGTAGGGCATGGTGTTTATCGATTGACGGAAACTAAAAACGGATGGGATGATCCATCGCAAATGCCACGGCAAATAGCATATTTAAGAAAGAACCCTAACATACAGGGTAGCGTTTATTTTAGCTCCAAATCGGTAACCAACAACCTTGGAGGATTTCAAGACTCCTTGCGGACCAATTTGTATTCCAAGATAGCTTTGGTTCCGGAAATGGATTGGATAGACAGTTCTAAGCCTGTTTCCCCGAAGGATTTGACAATGAAAAAGGGAGTGCTTAGATGGAAAAGGCCGCAAGATGAACGTGTTTTTGGTTATGTAATTTATCGTTTTCCTAAAAATAACGAAATCGATGTGAACAATCCGGAAAATATTATAGGTGTGACTTTCGACTCCGCCGCTACTGTTTTTGAGGAAAAAGATAAGTTGAAAAGACGAAAATTCACGTATGCGGTAAGTTCCTTAAACAGATTGAAAAACGAAAGTTTACTGTCTGAAACAGTAAAAGGAAGATAA
- the murQ gene encoding N-acetylmuramic acid 6-phosphate etherase, with protein sequence MEFTTEQESSYNGLENMSVNEILTNINKEDASVPASVAKAIPQIEKLVAVAVECMKKGGRIFYIGAGTSGRLGVLDASECPPTFGVPFDWIVGIIAGGDTAIRKAVENAEDDMEQAWKDLQGFGINEDDVVIGIAASGTTPYVIGGLEQANKTGIVTGCVVCNSGSPIAQEAKFPVEVVVGPEFVSGSTRMKSGTAQKLVLNMISTAVMIQLGRVKGNKMVDMQLTNSKLVSRGTRMIMAETGVNEQKAAQLLEEYGNVRRAIESYNHH encoded by the coding sequence ATGGAATTTACAACTGAACAAGAATCAAGCTATAATGGTTTAGAAAATATGTCTGTGAACGAAATTCTGACCAATATAAATAAAGAAGATGCATCTGTGCCCGCTTCAGTGGCAAAAGCAATACCGCAAATAGAAAAGCTGGTGGCTGTAGCAGTAGAATGCATGAAGAAAGGGGGGAGGATATTTTACATTGGTGCGGGAACAAGCGGTAGATTAGGTGTGTTGGATGCTTCTGAATGCCCGCCAACTTTCGGTGTGCCATTTGATTGGATAGTGGGAATTATAGCTGGCGGTGATACGGCTATTAGAAAAGCCGTGGAAAATGCTGAAGATGATATGGAACAGGCCTGGAAGGATCTTCAGGGATTTGGTATCAATGAAGATGATGTGGTAATAGGTATTGCGGCTTCGGGAACAACGCCATATGTAATTGGTGGGCTAGAACAGGCGAATAAAACCGGAATTGTTACCGGATGCGTAGTATGTAATTCGGGAAGTCCTATAGCGCAGGAAGCGAAATTTCCGGTAGAGGTTGTAGTAGGGCCCGAATTTGTTTCTGGTTCTACCAGAATGAAATCCGGTACTGCACAAAAATTAGTTTTAAATATGATAAGTACAGCTGTTATGATTCAGTTGGGGAGAGTGAAAGGGAATAAAATGGTTGATATGCAGCTGACTAATAGTAAATTGGTAAGCAGAGGGACAAGGATGATTATGGCAGAGACCGGAGTGAATGAACAAAAAGCTGCGCAATTGCTTGAAGAATACGGTAACGTGAGAAGAGCAATTGAGAGCTATAATCATCATTAA
- a CDS encoding T9SS type A sorting domain-containing protein, with amino-acid sequence MKKKLRYLIPMLFIGVNTNAQGDYDWQVLGSTGVGQFTSSSQTYSLSYYKGGERVYVSTRGGKVDILNPNNGSYVKDIIPGTGFQNTKIRVTESGEIYSVTMRTAVSSSSDGQSIAVNYLANENSAIIPLSLPYPSGMSSMPRMGDSFDVAGYGDQAVLFIGGSTTNVVYIYKRNISNGVDFVRSIDMGTASADMSISIVPDEADLSKSSFFVSSNTGGIAKKFFKYNSNTGSYDSYILPAIIYDGTSNTAFSQIKYFSINETGFLAVTGGSLAVGKNIRVYKILGNEYDKNTNYSLVKTLNGGNYTFSATSNSGFSDVSLSKNIVKASDFSGGKYTLNLYQLVTNNAISKYSLTFNLDGTLPVSLSDFTASIKNGKNTLVWKTQSESNNDKFEVQRSGDGQNFEIIGSIASKAESGNSNSVLNYQFIDESPLNGINYYRLKQVDKNGEFKLYDVKFIKSGLSKVYVYPNPTADLVNIDNVLRSEINYLVYNSMGKLLLSGTSSEAMISISLKDYPTGVYFLKVTGSEADVKSHKIVKR; translated from the coding sequence ATGAAAAAAAAATTACGCTATTTAATTCCTATGCTTTTTATAGGGGTAAATACTAATGCACAAGGTGATTATGATTGGCAAGTACTAGGTAGTACCGGGGTTGGCCAATTTACTTCATCGAGTCAAACTTATTCCTTGTCTTATTATAAGGGAGGAGAGCGGGTATATGTTTCTACAAGAGGAGGGAAAGTTGATATTTTAAATCCGAACAACGGTTCTTATGTTAAAGATATTATTCCTGGAACCGGTTTTCAGAATACCAAGATAAGAGTTACTGAAAGTGGAGAGATTTATTCTGTCACAATGCGAACGGCTGTTTCAAGTTCTTCTGACGGACAGTCTATTGCAGTAAACTACTTAGCGAATGAGAATTCTGCTATAATTCCTTTGTCTTTGCCGTATCCATCCGGGATGTCGTCTATGCCTAGAATGGGAGATTCTTTTGATGTAGCAGGTTACGGTGATCAGGCGGTTTTGTTTATTGGAGGTTCTACTACTAATGTAGTTTATATATATAAAAGAAATATATCCAATGGAGTTGATTTTGTGCGTTCTATTGATATGGGGACAGCTTCTGCGGATATGTCTATCTCAATAGTTCCAGATGAAGCAGATTTGTCGAAGTCCAGTTTTTTTGTATCGTCAAATACAGGAGGGATAGCAAAGAAATTTTTTAAATATAACTCTAATACAGGTAGTTATGATTCGTACATCTTACCTGCGATAATTTATGATGGAACATCGAATACAGCTTTTTCGCAGATTAAATATTTTAGTATTAATGAAACGGGATTTTTAGCCGTAACCGGGGGAAGTTTAGCAGTAGGGAAAAATATTAGAGTATATAAAATCTTAGGTAACGAGTATGATAAAAATACGAATTATAGTCTGGTGAAAACACTAAATGGAGGTAATTATACGTTTAGTGCTACATCTAATTCTGGTTTTTCAGATGTAAGTTTATCGAAGAATATTGTTAAGGCCAGTGACTTTTCAGGTGGAAAATATACGTTGAATTTGTATCAATTGGTTACAAATAATGCTATTTCTAAATATTCTTTGACATTTAATTTAGACGGTACCCTTCCAGTTTCCTTATCCGATTTTACCGCTTCCATCAAAAACGGCAAAAACACCCTTGTATGGAAAACTCAAAGCGAAAGTAATAACGATAAATTTGAGGTGCAGCGTTCTGGAGACGGTCAAAATTTTGAAATTATTGGGTCCATTGCTTCAAAAGCAGAAAGCGGGAATTCTAACTCTGTTCTTAATTATCAATTTATAGATGAAAGCCCTTTAAACGGTATCAATTATTATAGGCTAAAACAGGTAGATAAAAATGGAGAGTTTAAATTGTATGATGTTAAATTCATAAAAAGCGGTTTAAGTAAGGTTTATGTTTATCCAAACCCTACGGCAGACCTTGTTAATATAGATAATGTGTTAAGGTCTGAAATCAACTATCTGGTTTATAATTCAATGGGTAAGTTGTTGTTGTCTGGGACTTCCTCAGAGGCGATGATTTCTATTTCTTTAAAAGACTATCCTACAGGGGTTTATTTTTTGAAGGTTACAGGTAGTGAAGCCGACGTGAAAAGTCACAAAATCGTGAAAAGATAG
- a CDS encoding sodium:solute symporter, which produces MSPSLLLLFLVIYFSVLIVISYFTSKNSSDNSSFFIANRNSKWYFVAFGMIGTALSGVTFISVPGAVEKSSFGYFQFVLGNAVGFVLIATVLLPLYYRMNLISIYTYLEKRFGYWSYKSGAMIFLISRTIGSAFRLYLVAIVLQKFIFDAWNVPFWCTIVICLLLIWSYTFKGGLKTIIITDTLQTVFLLSSVVLSIYFISKGLNIDLKHTFEAVKESSYSKIFFWDDFGSNKNHFIKQFLGGIFITIAMTGLDQDLMQKNLSCKNIWEAQKNMLSFTGIFVVMNMFFLSVGALLYIYAHSKGIDVASLGTPDHLFPEIALNYLGVVPAVIFMLGLTAATFATTDSALTALTTSFCVDFLHFDKKTDTNDPKLVKQRHWVHIAFSFVIFLVVLVFKIINDDSVVNAIFKAAGYTYGPLLGLFTFGMISRRAVADKLIPYICVLSPAIAFVIDKESLNWFGYSIGFELIIINALITMFCMLLTSRRADKVV; this is translated from the coding sequence ATGTCTCCTTCTTTGCTTTTATTATTTCTGGTTATATACTTCTCCGTATTAATCGTTATATCTTATTTTACATCTAAAAACTCGTCTGATAATTCGAGTTTTTTCATAGCCAATAGGAATTCTAAATGGTACTTTGTTGCTTTTGGAATGATTGGTACAGCGCTTTCGGGGGTTACATTTATTTCAGTTCCCGGTGCGGTGGAAAAGAGTTCATTCGGATACTTTCAGTTTGTTTTAGGTAATGCGGTAGGTTTTGTCCTGATAGCTACGGTGCTTTTGCCTCTTTATTATCGGATGAACCTGATTTCTATTTACACTTATTTAGAAAAGAGATTTGGGTACTGGAGTTACAAATCGGGGGCCATGATATTTTTGATTTCCAGAACTATAGGGTCCGCATTCAGGCTTTATTTAGTGGCAATTGTGCTTCAGAAATTTATTTTTGATGCCTGGAATGTGCCATTTTGGTGTACCATTGTAATCTGTTTATTGCTCATATGGTCTTACACATTTAAAGGCGGTTTAAAGACTATTATTATTACTGATACATTACAAACGGTATTTCTTTTATCTTCTGTGGTTTTGTCAATTTATTTTATCTCAAAAGGATTGAATATTGATCTGAAACATACTTTTGAGGCTGTAAAAGAGAGTTCGTATTCGAAAATATTCTTTTGGGATGATTTTGGATCCAATAAAAATCATTTTATTAAACAATTTTTAGGCGGTATTTTTATTACCATTGCCATGACGGGACTGGATCAGGACCTGATGCAAAAAAATTTAAGCTGTAAAAATATCTGGGAAGCACAAAAGAACATGTTGTCATTTACAGGGATATTTGTTGTGATGAACATGTTTTTCCTAAGCGTGGGAGCTCTATTGTATATCTATGCCCATTCAAAAGGTATCGACGTGGCTTCGTTGGGAACTCCAGACCATTTGTTCCCCGAAATAGCTCTAAATTATTTAGGAGTGGTACCCGCTGTGATTTTTATGCTGGGTTTGACGGCTGCGACTTTTGCGACTACAGATTCTGCATTGACAGCTTTAACAACTTCATTCTGTGTAGATTTTCTTCATTTTGATAAAAAGACTGATACCAATGATCCTAAATTAGTTAAACAAAGACATTGGGTTCATATTGCATTCTCTTTTGTAATATTTTTAGTGGTATTGGTGTTTAAAATTATCAATGATGATTCCGTTGTAAATGCAATCTTCAAAGCGGCGGGATATACTTATGGCCCATTGTTGGGCTTATTTACTTTTGGTATGATAAGTAGAAGAGCTGTTGCAGATAAATTGATACCCTATATCTGTGTTTTATCGCCAGCAATAGCTTTTGTTATCGATAAAGAGTCTTTAAATTGGTTCGGTTATTCGATAGGTTTTGAATTAATTATTATTAATGCGTTAATAACTATGTTCTGTATGTTGCTAACAAGCCGCAGAGCAGATAAAGTTGTCTAA
- a CDS encoding glycoside hydrolase family 3 protein yields MKKLFFVWAFCSSLSVCAQEFLQKTPEAVLWADSVQKKLNKKQKIAQLMVIRVSERQGNKDVFFEEKVSKDIRKYKIGALCLFQGAAVRQAEVLNRLQSISKVPLMVTVDGETGLGMRFSDVKPFPNQLTMGATRDTALAYRVGKAIADQCHRAGIQVNYAPVVDINNNPANPVINVRSFGENKEMVALMGTAIMKGMQDEGIMACAKHFPGHGDVNVDSHYDLPVILKSREELNNLELFPFKALAKAGVGSMMMAHLYIPAIDTEENKATSLSKNNVTDLLRNEIAYQGLTFTDALEMKGVAKFYPQGLASAKSIIAGNDMLCLPGDIRGSVKSIRKAIRKGELSWKDIDQKVNRVLLSKYHLGLNQLKPVDTTNITADLNKDVYKVKTAVYEKAITVLNKTDSQLFDLSDTAKVAYVGVGLKSDNNLSRLLKSNYNTDVYLLANDASMDEVTQILNKLNDKYGAIILGLHQYSKNPANNFGISASSISLINAVLKKNNVLSLVFGSPYVINKFTAAKNLVACYEDDEVMQETAFKLLRNKITTSGRLPVSIDTTYPYGAGL; encoded by the coding sequence ATGAAGAAACTGTTTTTTGTATGGGCATTTTGTAGTTCTTTGAGTGTTTGTGCTCAGGAATTTTTACAAAAAACTCCCGAAGCGGTTCTGTGGGCAGATAGTGTGCAAAAGAAGTTAAATAAGAAGCAGAAGATAGCACAGCTTATGGTGATCCGGGTATCGGAAAGGCAAGGCAATAAGGATGTATTTTTTGAAGAAAAGGTAAGCAAGGATATCAGAAAATATAAAATAGGGGCACTTTGTTTGTTTCAGGGCGCGGCTGTGAGGCAAGCGGAGGTTTTAAATAGATTGCAATCTATATCGAAAGTGCCATTGATGGTGACAGTTGACGGAGAAACGGGATTGGGGATGCGATTCTCGGATGTAAAGCCTTTTCCTAACCAGCTAACTATGGGGGCTACCCGGGATACTGCTCTTGCATACAGGGTAGGAAAAGCTATAGCAGACCAATGTCACAGGGCGGGTATTCAGGTAAACTATGCACCAGTTGTTGATATCAATAATAATCCAGCCAATCCGGTAATTAATGTACGCTCTTTTGGAGAAAACAAGGAAATGGTAGCTTTGATGGGAACAGCAATAATGAAAGGAATGCAGGATGAGGGGATTATGGCCTGCGCCAAGCACTTTCCGGGTCATGGGGACGTAAATGTTGATTCTCATTATGATTTACCGGTTATTTTAAAATCAAGGGAAGAATTAAATAACCTGGAACTTTTTCCTTTTAAAGCTTTAGCAAAAGCAGGCGTTGGTAGTATGATGATGGCGCATTTATATATTCCGGCTATTGATACGGAAGAAAACAAGGCTACTTCTCTATCTAAAAATAATGTGACTGATCTTTTGAGGAATGAAATCGCTTATCAGGGATTGACATTTACTGATGCGTTGGAAATGAAGGGCGTTGCCAAATTTTATCCTCAGGGATTAGCTTCTGCCAAATCGATTATAGCGGGTAACGACATGCTTTGTCTTCCCGGAGATATTAGAGGAAGTGTCAAAAGTATAAGAAAAGCGATAAGAAAAGGGGAATTGTCCTGGAAAGATATCGATCAAAAAGTAAACCGAGTGCTTTTGTCTAAATACCATTTAGGGCTAAATCAGTTAAAACCAGTTGATACGACTAACATAACGGCAGATTTGAATAAAGATGTTTATAAAGTAAAAACGGCTGTGTACGAAAAGGCTATTACCGTACTTAATAAAACTGATTCCCAATTATTTGATCTGTCTGATACGGCAAAAGTCGCTTATGTAGGCGTTGGATTAAAATCAGATAATAATTTATCCCGATTGCTAAAATCTAATTACAATACAGACGTTTATTTATTAGCTAATGATGCTTCTATGGATGAAGTGACACAAATATTGAACAAGCTAAATGATAAGTATGGTGCAATTATTCTGGGACTGCATCAATACAGTAAAAATCCTGCCAACAACTTTGGAATATCAGCATCATCTATAAGTTTGATTAATGCGGTTTTAAAAAAGAATAACGTATTGAGCTTGGTATTCGGGAGCCCTTATGTTATCAATAAATTTACTGCTGCTAAAAATCTGGTGGCTTGTTATGAAGACGATGAGGTGATGCAGGAAACTGCCTTTAAATTATTAAGAAACAAAATAACGACTTCTGGTCGTTTGCCGGTGAGCATAGATACAACCTATCCGTACGGAGCAGGATTATAG